TGGACATCTACGGCAAGGACTCCGCAGAGCGGACGGTCGTCGTCGAACTCAAGCGACGCCGCGTCGGTCCGGACGCCGTGAGCCAACTGCGGCGGTACGTCGACGCCTTAGAGCGCGATCTGCACGCTGACGCGACCGTTCGGGGGATTCTCGTCGCCCCGTCGGTCACGGACCGCGCGGACCGACTGCTGGTCGAGCACGGGCTAGAGTTCGTCTCGCTCGAGCCGCCGGCGGAGTAGACCGGCACCGTTCTCCCCTTCTGCGGTGGCGCGGCAACTCACCGTCACCACGATAGCAGCACGATCGCTTTCATTTCGCCGCTCCTCGAGCATACGATACGGCCTCGGGAGTCCGTGCATCAACGCGCGTCTCGGTCAGAGTAAAGCGTAACGAACGGTCCGCGACGCCTCTCGAGCTGTCTTTCCGTTCAGGCCGGATACGCCCCCTCGAGCGTCGCCTGCGAGATTACGTGGCCCTCCATCGCGTCTCGGAGCTCGTCGGCATCGGGATCGTCGTCGAGCTCGAGCGTGTTATTCAGCGCGAAAACCGTGAACCGGTAGGTGTGCTCCCGATCCGGGGGCTTCGGGCCGCCGTAGCCGGTCTCGCCGTAGTCGTTCGTCGCCTCGTACGCGCCGGCGTCGTCGGGGTCCCAGTTCTCCGGAATCTCCGTCTGTTCCGACGGAACGTTCCAGACGATCCAGTGCTCCCACACCTTGCCCGCCGGCTCGACCGCGTCCGGGTCGTCTACGATCAGCGCGAACGTCTCGGCCTCCTCCGGCGGATCCTCGATCTCGAGCGGCGGGTTGACGTTGTCCCGCTCGTAGCCGTAGCGGTCGGGAATCCGTTCGCCGTCGTCGAACGTGTCGCTGGTTAGGTCGGCCATGAGCGTACTCACCTCGAGCGGACGGGCACCGCCGTCCTCGTCGCGATCGGGCCGTCCGCGACGACCCGCCGTCCCATCGTCTTACCGTCTCACTCGAGGGTTCGACGGCGAGCGGGAATAACCTTACAGTGGCTGCCCCGGTCGCTCGCAGGAGGACGGGTTCTCGAGTCACCGTCGTATCTGTCAGAAGGAATGCCGCGCCCGTCCTTTGAAGTGCGTCGTGACACCCAACAAATATTGGTTATACCACACGTCCGTTTGTGAACGGGACCGTATCGGCGAGCATGGGCGACGAGCTATACGTCCGACGCTACCGGGCCGCGGACCGGGACCGCGTTCGCGAACTCCACGAAGCGGCCATGCGAGACGTCGGCGCCTACGCCGAAGATAGGCCGGACGAAGATCTCGAGGCGATCCGGGAGACCTACCTCGAGGCCGGCGGCGCGTTCCTCGTGGGCGAGATCGACGCTCGGATCGTCGCGATAGGCGCGTTCCGGCCGCCGGGGGACGACCACTACCTCGAGCACTTCGTGGACCTGCCGGCGTCGGCCGTCGTGCTGACTCGCATGCGCGTCGAGCCCGAGCACCAGCGCCGGGGATACGGCCAGCGGATCTACGAGGCACTCGAGGCCCGCGCTCGCGACCGCGGATACGCGGCAATCGTCCTCGACACGATGGCGAGACAGACCGCGGCCCGCGGGCTCTACGAGGCCAACGGCTTCGAAGAAGTGCGTCGCGAGCGCGTCGAGACGTTCGAGGAACCGTTCGATCTGCTCGTGTATCGGAAGTCGCTGTCCGAGTCAGCGTAACGACCCGAGTCGGCTCAGACTGACTACTCCTCGAGCAGTCGCTTCAGCCGATCCAACTCCGTCAGCGCCTCGACGGGCGTGAGGTGGGCGAGGTCGAGCGCGCGGAGTTCGGCGGCGACGTCGGTCGGGATGTCTCCACCGTCAGCGGTCGCCGGCGCGGTATCGCTCTGCTCGCCGGCCTCGAGCGGCGCGTCCGAATCCG
The DNA window shown above is from Halopiger xanaduensis SH-6 and carries:
- a CDS encoding YbhB/YbcL family Raf kinase inhibitor-like protein, coding for MADLTSDTFDDGERIPDRYGYERDNVNPPLEIEDPPEEAETFALIVDDPDAVEPAGKVWEHWIVWNVPSEQTEIPENWDPDDAGAYEATNDYGETGYGGPKPPDREHTYRFTVFALNNTLELDDDPDADELRDAMEGHVISQATLEGAYPA
- a CDS encoding GNAT family N-acetyltransferase, with translation MGDELYVRRYRAADRDRVRELHEAAMRDVGAYAEDRPDEDLEAIRETYLEAGGAFLVGEIDARIVAIGAFRPPGDDHYLEHFVDLPASAVVLTRMRVEPEHQRRGYGQRIYEALEARARDRGYAAIVLDTMARQTAARGLYEANGFEEVRRERVETFEEPFDLLVYRKSLSESA